The following coding sequences lie in one Synechococcus sp. PCC 7336 genomic window:
- the cas5d gene encoding type I-D CRISPR-associated protein Cas5/Csc1: MPHIYRCTLELHDNLYYATREIGRLYETEPVLHNYALCYALGLVDSEKYATTVPEESTYRYFCGEQVPMYEAHLTPLNQQGIYVTPARAVRHATVLNTWKYADNRYHVEMQKTQKNIPSFGRAKEIAPESQFEFFVISEQPLSFPRWIRLGKWMSKAKVDVQELSNPKRNASREFTFPYPLNPLDVMFTNPVLSYDTINMPPVSLIRNVRMVGEHFTFEGLDQPLKLPVNMEYRFSN, encoded by the coding sequence ATGCCTCACATCTATCGCTGCACCCTAGAACTGCACGACAATCTTTACTACGCCACGCGGGAAATTGGCCGGCTCTACGAGACGGAACCCGTGCTGCATAACTACGCGCTCTGCTATGCCCTGGGTCTGGTAGACAGTGAAAAATATGCCACTACAGTGCCGGAAGAAAGCACCTACCGTTACTTCTGTGGAGAGCAAGTGCCGATGTATGAGGCGCATCTAACTCCTCTCAATCAACAGGGAATTTACGTCACTCCCGCTAGGGCTGTTCGTCATGCAACGGTGCTCAACACTTGGAAGTATGCGGACAACCGCTATCACGTTGAGATGCAGAAAACTCAGAAGAACATTCCCAGCTTTGGTCGCGCCAAGGAGATTGCCCCTGAAAGTCAGTTTGAGTTCTTCGTTATCTCCGAACAGCCTCTCAGCTTTCCTCGCTGGATTCGGCTGGGCAAGTGGATGAGTAAGGCTAAAGTTGATGTGCAGGAACTATCTAATCCCAAACGCAATGCATCTAGGGAGTTTACCTTTCCCTATCCACTGAACCCGCTGGATGTCATGTTTACCAACCCAGTGTTGAGCTATGACACCATCAACATGCCGCCAGTGAGCCTGATTCGTAATGTACGCATGGTCGGGGAGCACTTTACTTTTGAAGGGCTCGACCAACCGCTCAAGCTACCTGTGAATATGGAGTATCGATTTAGCAATTAG
- the cas2 gene encoding CRISPR-associated endonuclease Cas2, whose protein sequence is MYFVVSYDVSDDKRRTKIHRVLKSYGQWMQFSLFECELTETQYAKLRMRLNQLIDAECDSVRFYFLCKCCRHKVERIGGERLDDGSIYFA, encoded by the coding sequence ATGTATTTTGTGGTGAGTTATGACGTTTCTGATGATAAGCGGCGGACGAAGATTCATCGAGTGTTGAAGTCTTACGGGCAGTGGATGCAGTTTAGTTTATTTGAGTGCGAGTTGACGGAGACACAGTATGCCAAGTTGAGGATGCGGTTGAATCAGTTGATTGATGCTGAGTGCGATAGCGTTCGGTTTTATTTTCTCTGCAAATGTTGTCGCCATAAGGTGGAGCGGATTGGTGGGGAGCGGTTGGATGATGGCAGTATTTATTTTGCTTGA
- the cas7d gene encoding type I-D CRISPR-associated protein Cas7/Csc2 produces the protein MTFLNTLDSKFFHAEIPYKPMGKYAHFLTVRITESYPLFQTDGELNKARVRAGVEDKNTISRLSMFKRKQSTPERLVGRELLRTYGFVKPEECEYNVAFGMDNPDCIIYGFAIGDSGSEKSKVVVDTAFSITAFDESHETFTLNAPFESGTMASKGEKGSKPGEVTSRINQQDHIRPQVFFPSIVTLKDPTEASFLYVFNNILRTRHYGAQTTRTGRVRNELIGAVFADGEIVSNLRWTQAIYDRMQADDTLKAPDPLDEDDVAQAAKTAIQSLMAEEFIVHTDFIGEDFQALLAEVKSLTASEEGIQAILKQADDEAKAYATQHIGKKKAASARS, from the coding sequence ATGACATTTCTAAACACTCTAGACTCTAAGTTCTTCCACGCCGAAATCCCATACAAACCGATGGGAAAGTACGCTCACTTCCTGACAGTACGCATTACGGAGTCCTATCCACTCTTTCAGACGGATGGAGAACTCAATAAAGCACGGGTTCGGGCAGGCGTAGAAGATAAAAACACCATCAGCCGTCTATCCATGTTCAAGCGCAAGCAGTCTACTCCCGAGCGCCTGGTAGGACGAGAACTGCTCCGCACCTATGGGTTCGTCAAGCCCGAAGAATGCGAATACAATGTTGCCTTTGGTATGGATAACCCCGACTGTATTATCTATGGGTTTGCAATTGGAGACTCTGGTTCTGAAAAGTCTAAAGTGGTTGTCGATACAGCATTTTCCATTACAGCCTTCGATGAATCCCACGAAACCTTCACCCTGAATGCTCCCTTTGAAAGCGGCACAATGGCTTCTAAAGGTGAAAAGGGCTCGAAGCCAGGGGAAGTCACCAGTCGTATCAATCAGCAAGACCACATCCGCCCTCAAGTCTTCTTTCCCAGTATCGTCACCCTCAAAGATCCGACAGAAGCCAGCTTTCTCTATGTCTTCAATAACATTCTGAGAACTCGCCATTATGGGGCACAAACCACTCGCACGGGCCGAGTTCGTAACGAGTTAATCGGTGCAGTCTTTGCCGATGGCGAGATTGTCAGTAATCTACGCTGGACGCAAGCCATCTACGATCGAATGCAAGCAGATGACACTCTCAAAGCCCCCGATCCCCTCGATGAGGATGATGTGGCTCAGGCAGCCAAGACCGCCATTCAATCCCTTATGGCTGAGGAATTCATTGTGCATACCGATTTCATTGGCGAGGATTTTCAGGCATTACTGGCAGAAGTCAAATCTCTGACGGCAAGTGAGGAGGGGATTCAGGCCATCCTGAAACAGGCTGATGATGAAGCCAAAGCCTATGCCACTCAGCATATTGGCAAGAAAAAGGCTGCTAGTGCGAGGTCATAG
- a CDS encoding IS110 family transposase, whose product MKKPTKHISYSGKDIFVGIDVHKKTYSVVARADSEVVKKWTTAASPQGLAEQLLKYFEGARIHTVYEAGFSAFVLHRELVKYGIDSIVVHVPSIEVAVNDRVKTDKRDAHKLASLLEAGRLKGVRILTEEEELHRMLSRTRQQLVEDRTAVENKIRMKFHQLGLINHDDNRRMSHKLVRELLKQNLSEELTIAVEAYWDIWKSLDQQIAKLDKVLKHQAESDPNESTYQSAPGIGKISARVLSNELGDMSQFKNERQLFSFTGLTPSEYSTGENIRRGHITKQGNSRVRGILIEIAWRAIGKDKALVEFFERLHPHTGKKRAIVAVARKLIGRIRAAFQHGEAYRMGY is encoded by the coding sequence ATGAAGAAACCTACCAAACACATCTCCTATTCTGGGAAAGATATTTTCGTGGGAATTGACGTTCACAAGAAAACCTATTCAGTTGTTGCCAGGGCTGACAGTGAAGTCGTCAAGAAATGGACGACAGCAGCCTCACCACAGGGACTTGCAGAACAGCTTCTCAAATACTTTGAAGGGGCAAGAATCCATACTGTCTATGAAGCTGGGTTCTCTGCATTTGTTCTACACCGAGAACTGGTGAAATATGGAATCGATAGTATTGTCGTTCATGTCCCTTCGATTGAAGTAGCCGTTAACGATCGCGTAAAGACTGATAAACGAGATGCCCATAAACTGGCTTCTCTGTTGGAAGCAGGACGTTTGAAGGGAGTTCGAATCCTAACCGAGGAAGAAGAACTACACCGCATGCTCAGCCGAACCAGACAACAGCTTGTTGAGGACCGAACTGCTGTCGAGAATAAAATTAGAATGAAGTTCCATCAACTGGGGCTCATCAACCATGACGACAATCGGAGAATGAGTCACAAGCTAGTCAGGGAGTTGCTCAAGCAGAATCTTTCGGAAGAGCTGACTATTGCAGTTGAAGCCTACTGGGATATCTGGAAGAGCCTAGATCAACAGATCGCTAAATTAGACAAAGTGCTGAAGCATCAGGCTGAAAGTGACCCCAATGAGAGTACCTACCAATCGGCCCCTGGAATCGGGAAGATATCAGCTCGGGTTCTTTCTAATGAATTAGGAGATATGTCTCAGTTTAAGAATGAGCGCCAGTTGTTCAGTTTTACAGGTCTAACGCCGAGTGAATATTCAACCGGTGAAAATATCCGAAGAGGGCACATTACCAAGCAGGGCAATAGCAGAGTAAGAGGAATATTAATAGAAATTGCTTGGCGTGCAATTGGAAAAGACAAGGCATTAGTCGAATTTTTTGAAAGACTCCATCCTCATACCGGGAAGAAGCGAGCCATCGTAGCTGTTGCCAGAAAGTTGATTGGTAGAATTCGGGCGGCTTTTCAACATGGAGAGGCTTACCGAATGGGATATTAA
- the cas6 gene encoding CRISPR-associated endoribonuclease Cas6 codes for MPHSLVLNLLPKSPIPPGFTSGKHLHALFLTLVSTVDAEMGDRLHANQGNKSFTLSPLQIVQQPRSRQASASTPLLRWTYRKPISSGTPCWWRISLLDDRLFSQLNALWLNLNPNRPWHLGPANLHITSILGTPQSTQPWANFCNYAELYERASESDRKLALQFYTPTAFRQGKYDSALPTPDRVFGSLLRRWNHYSDLEFSADMIDVLQPSYFDIRTEVATDPRSQFQHTGAKTDPSNQFVGCVGKVTFQILGQVDSITIKQLNTLADFALYAGVGRKTPMGMGMARRDR; via the coding sequence ATGCCCCACAGTCTCGTCCTCAACCTCCTGCCCAAATCCCCTATTCCACCGGGTTTCACCTCCGGCAAACACCTCCATGCCCTATTCCTCACCCTTGTCAGCACCGTTGATGCTGAGATGGGCGATCGGCTCCACGCGAATCAGGGCAACAAATCCTTCACTCTCAGCCCCTTACAAATTGTGCAACAGCCTCGGAGTCGACAGGCTAGCGCCTCCACGCCTCTCCTGCGGTGGACCTATCGCAAGCCTATTTCCTCCGGCACCCCCTGCTGGTGGCGAATCTCCCTCTTGGACGATCGCCTCTTCAGCCAACTCAATGCCCTCTGGCTTAACCTCAATCCCAATCGCCCCTGGCATCTCGGGCCTGCGAACTTACACATCACTAGTATTCTCGGTACGCCTCAAAGTACGCAGCCTTGGGCGAATTTCTGCAATTATGCCGAACTCTACGAACGGGCCTCGGAGAGCGATCGCAAACTCGCCCTCCAGTTCTACACTCCTACCGCCTTTCGCCAAGGCAAATACGACTCTGCCCTACCGACCCCCGATCGCGTTTTCGGCAGTTTGCTCCGCCGCTGGAACCACTACAGCGACCTGGAATTTTCCGCAGACATGATCGATGTCCTCCAGCCCAGCTACTTCGACATTCGCACCGAAGTTGCCACCGATCCCCGCAGCCAGTTTCAGCACACCGGAGCCAAGACAGACCCCAGCAATCAGTTCGTGGGCTGTGTCGGGAAAGTGACGTTCCAGATCTTGGGGCAGGTCGATTCCATCACCATCAAACAGCTCAATACCTTGGCGGATTTTGCCCTCTATGCCGGGGTCGGGCGCAAGACGCCGATGGGGATGGGTATGGCGAGGCGCGATCGATGA
- a CDS encoding DUF4157 domain-containing protein produces MKIYPSNFEPPQMVQAKLAIRAPGDKHEQEADLVARQVVSRLNTPEPQQTVRGKALQRVDLIDDNELRMKPKIALLQRVEMLDEEELQMKESASPQQLELTDEDDKLQMKSNKEAVQRMATEEDELQQKSADSQQAGVNKTGMPARLKTGLEQLSGLDLSGMRVHYNSAKPAQLNALAYTQGQTIEVSPGQERHLAHEGWHAVQQMQGRVKPTIQAKEVAINDDKVLEHEADVMGAKATQIRCSGKSAFEFPIHSKAIAQADSLAVSDLRNLYQVNANCPEYHAQLKMEQLIQAKAPSSQPVIQRVIPENSTKGVLSDMNLMDNLPITEATKDMGSTGNPPTGAAAPQYTIDIQTFRTGRGKRYKGKLRLTQRANEGDVTSMYVGAGTYNTHFKWVPDDEVRFQRLDPATTPVRNRLTTLNRTREAINFDEVYVNVSSRIANLSRLAEVEHLDDIRHAYQISLYAAETAINKVIEDMPKDGFEPIGGRTGFKSEESTRSYIEKLIFDRLPDSSSGLSRDQSQWLRQYLNLSAMTQNRDNQSWHYFDIQSSGWWYNNKVLQTLAQILDEYGGVDQETPANLIHYVDVVIGDTLAIGQYPSNEVVHF; encoded by the coding sequence ATGAAGATTTACCCAAGTAATTTTGAGCCCCCTCAAATGGTGCAGGCAAAGCTGGCGATCCGTGCGCCTGGGGACAAGCACGAGCAGGAAGCAGATCTAGTTGCACGCCAGGTGGTGAGCCGGTTGAATACGCCAGAACCTCAGCAGACAGTAAGGGGCAAGGCACTTCAACGGGTGGATCTGATAGACGACAATGAGTTGAGGATGAAGCCGAAGATCGCTCTTCTCCAACGGGTTGAGATGTTGGACGAAGAGGAATTACAGATGAAGGAGAGTGCTTCTCCCCAACAGTTAGAGCTGACGGACGAGGACGACAAATTGCAGATGAAATCCAATAAAGAAGCTGTGCAGCGAATGGCTACTGAGGAGGACGAACTGCAACAGAAGTCTGCGGATTCACAGCAAGCTGGTGTAAACAAAACAGGCATGCCGGCTCGATTAAAGACCGGCCTGGAGCAGCTCTCAGGCCTCGACCTGTCGGGTATGCGGGTGCATTACAACTCCGCTAAGCCAGCACAATTGAACGCCCTAGCATATACGCAAGGGCAGACCATCGAGGTGAGTCCAGGCCAAGAGAGACATCTGGCGCATGAAGGGTGGCATGCGGTGCAGCAGATGCAGGGGCGAGTCAAGCCGACGATTCAGGCCAAGGAGGTGGCGATTAATGACGATAAGGTATTGGAGCATGAAGCGGATGTGATGGGGGCGAAAGCCACGCAGATACGCTGCTCGGGAAAAAGTGCTTTTGAATTTCCTATCCATTCAAAGGCAATTGCGCAAGCTGACTCCTTGGCTGTATCTGATCTAAGAAATCTCTATCAAGTTAACGCCAACTGCCCCGAATACCATGCTCAATTGAAGATGGAGCAGTTGATCCAGGCAAAAGCCCCGAGCTCACAACCAGTTATCCAAAGGGTGATACCTGAAAATTCGACCAAAGGGGTATTGAGCGATATGAACCTCATGGACAACCTGCCGATAACTGAGGCGACAAAAGATATGGGCTCTACAGGCAACCCTCCTACGGGGGCAGCTGCCCCACAGTATACGATCGACATTCAGACCTTTAGAACCGGGAGGGGTAAAAGATATAAGGGCAAACTGAGGCTGACTCAAAGAGCAAATGAGGGGGACGTTACATCCATGTATGTAGGTGCCGGGACTTATAACACCCATTTTAAGTGGGTACCTGATGATGAAGTCCGGTTCCAGCGTTTGGACCCGGCTACAACCCCGGTGCGAAATCGCCTTACCACACTCAATAGAACGCGAGAGGCAATTAATTTTGACGAGGTATATGTAAATGTGTCAAGTCGTATTGCAAACCTCTCAAGGTTAGCGGAAGTAGAACACCTTGACGATATTCGGCATGCCTATCAAATTAGTCTCTATGCTGCAGAAACAGCCATTAATAAAGTAATTGAAGATATGCCCAAAGATGGATTTGAACCCATCGGTGGTAGAACAGGCTTCAAAAGTGAAGAATCCACAAGGAGTTATATAGAGAAACTGATCTTTGATAGGTTACCAGACAGTTCCAGTGGTTTAAGCAGGGACCAGTCGCAATGGTTAAGGCAGTATCTTAATCTAAGTGCAATGACCCAAAATCGGGACAACCAAAGCTGGCATTATTTTGATATTCAATCTAGTGGCTGGTGGTATAACAACAAGGTTTTACAAACTCTTGCACAGATTCTAGATGAATATGGAGGCGTAGACCAGGAAACTCCTGCCAACCTCATCCATTATGTCGATGTAGTTATCGGAGACACCTTGGCAATTGGTCAGTATCCATCAAACGAGGTGGTTCATTTTTAA
- the cas4 gene encoding CRISPR-associated protein Cas4 codes for MSSTPGETSIPADEWVPIAALNQYAYCPHRCWRMFCAGEFAENQYTIQGTAIHHRVHSVGEGYREEVWQVRAIWLRSQRYGLVGKADLVESEAGVWRPVEYKRKLGGESENDQLQLCAQALCLEEMTGTPVMRGYLYCAQTRQRREVEMSESLKEKTIAAIASVRRLLETGAMPQAVYSPRCRGCSLRSRCLPKAAAKVNRYREMP; via the coding sequence ATGAGCAGTACACCAGGAGAAACCTCGATTCCGGCAGATGAGTGGGTGCCGATCGCCGCTCTCAATCAATATGCCTATTGCCCCCATCGCTGCTGGCGGATGTTTTGTGCGGGGGAGTTTGCCGAGAATCAGTACACGATTCAGGGGACGGCGATTCACCATCGGGTGCATAGCGTGGGAGAGGGCTATCGGGAGGAGGTCTGGCAGGTGCGGGCGATTTGGCTGCGATCGCAGCGATATGGCTTGGTGGGCAAAGCGGATTTAGTGGAGTCGGAGGCGGGGGTGTGGCGTCCGGTGGAATACAAGCGCAAGTTGGGCGGGGAGAGTGAGAACGACCAATTGCAACTCTGCGCGCAGGCGTTGTGTTTGGAGGAGATGACGGGGACGCCTGTGATGCGGGGATATTTGTATTGCGCCCAAACTCGGCAGCGGCGAGAGGTGGAGATGTCGGAATCCCTTAAAGAGAAGACGATCGCGGCGATCGCCTCTGTGCGCCGATTGTTGGAGACGGGAGCAATGCCGCAGGCGGTGTATTCGCCTCGCTGTCGAGGATGTAGCTTGCGATCGCGCTGTTTGCCAAAAGCAGCAGCGAAGGTGAATCGCTATCGAGAAATGCCATAG
- the cas1d gene encoding type I-D CRISPR-associated endonuclease Cas1d has translation MGTVYVTRPGAFIGKTDERLRVRAERETLLDVPLLKVDGVVVLGRATISPAAISELLDRNIPMSFLTAGGRFLGRLEPELSKNVFVRSAQWQAVGQTDKAVCVARGVIRGKLKNYRNGLLRAQRDGVGLELSEAIAQVKRAIGQLEAVREIDRLRGLEGAGSAAYFGAFGALIRNGEFQFGQRNRRPPTDPVNALLSFGYALLRHDVQGALNVVGFDPYCGYLHVERYGRPSLALDLMEEFRPLVVDAVVLAALNRKQLRVEQFETEPVSGAVSLDEEGRRMFLRLYEQKKQTVFQHPVLKKKCTYREAFELQARLLAKFLMGETEQYPPLVLR, from the coding sequence ATGGGAACGGTGTATGTGACGCGCCCTGGGGCGTTTATTGGCAAGACAGACGAGCGGCTGAGGGTGCGGGCAGAGCGCGAGACGCTGTTGGATGTGCCGCTGTTGAAAGTGGATGGGGTGGTGGTGTTGGGGCGAGCGACAATTTCTCCGGCGGCGATTTCGGAGTTACTCGATCGCAATATTCCCATGAGTTTTTTGACGGCTGGGGGACGGTTTTTAGGCAGGCTGGAGCCGGAGCTGAGCAAGAATGTGTTTGTGCGATCGGCGCAGTGGCAGGCGGTGGGTCAGACGGATAAGGCAGTTTGCGTGGCGCGGGGGGTGATTCGAGGCAAGTTGAAGAACTATCGCAATGGGCTGTTGCGGGCGCAGCGGGATGGTGTCGGTTTGGAGTTGTCGGAGGCGATCGCTCAGGTGAAGCGGGCGATCGGACAATTGGAGGCGGTTCGGGAGATCGATCGCTTGCGGGGGCTTGAGGGGGCGGGGAGTGCGGCGTATTTTGGGGCGTTCGGGGCTTTAATTCGGAATGGGGAGTTTCAGTTTGGCCAGCGCAATCGGCGTCCGCCGACCGATCCGGTGAATGCGTTGTTGAGTTTTGGCTATGCGCTGTTGAGGCATGACGTACAGGGGGCGTTGAATGTCGTGGGGTTCGATCCCTATTGCGGGTATTTGCATGTGGAGCGGTACGGGCGTCCGTCGTTGGCCTTGGATTTGATGGAGGAGTTTCGTCCGTTGGTGGTGGATGCGGTCGTGTTGGCGGCACTCAATCGCAAGCAGTTGAGGGTGGAGCAGTTTGAGACGGAGCCGGTGAGTGGGGCAGTGTCTTTGGATGAAGAGGGACGGCGGATGTTTTTACGGCTTTACGAGCAGAAGAAGCAGACTGTGTTTCAGCATCCGGTGTTGAAGAAGAAGTGTACGTATCGGGAGGCGTTTGAGTTACAGGCGCGGTTGTTGGCGAAGTTTTTGATGGGGGAGACGGAGCAGTATCCTCCATTGGTGTTGAGGTAA